The proteins below are encoded in one region of Lactuca sativa cultivar Salinas chromosome 3, Lsat_Salinas_v11, whole genome shotgun sequence:
- the LOC111921628 gene encoding AT-hook motif nuclear-localized protein 1, which produces MDSRQIMMPSVEATKPEAPTPSNYQLALMTDNQTQTMGPPPPGFSPATGGNGSMPSSLAKKKRGRPRKYGPDGVATAASGGGSVRTLSPLPLSSASSPTSGGYSDVKFGELAGSGGEFQTEKKQKKKRINSSEKLNMSLGDQITSGGSFTPHMVTVNPGEDVTSKIISLTQYGPRAICVLSALGIISHVTLRQASSSGGTVTYEGRFEILSLSGSFTPGEVEGISSREGGMSIALSSPDGRVVGGLLGGILTAAGPVQVVVASFLPELGTTVGPKRKKQKNIIMEDPINNMDQNLNEKSQESPLVGNDDSTPTLSPAPNNFQHHENRASMPTVHVHDWNRTSVNLNEQRQRQESPMGENDNSTPTLTPDFHHEKRTSMPTVHDWNRTSMNLNEQRQRQEIPMGENDDSTPTPTSNFHHEKRTSMPTVHDWNRTSMNLNEQRQRERDESHVGGNDGSTPAPNFQHERASVHDWRRAVTDMNVSFRED; this is translated from the exons ATGGACTCGAGACAAATTATGATGCCATCAGTAGAAGCAACAAAACCTGAGGCTCCAACTCCATCAAACTATCAATTGGCTCTAATGACTGATAACCAGACCCAAACCATGGGCCCACCACCACCGGGGTTTTCTCCGGCGACTGGCGGCAATGGCAGCATGCCATCTTCTTTGGCAAAAAAGAAGAGGGGTAGACCAAGGAAATATGGCCCAGATGGGGTGGCTACCGCCGCCAGTGGCGGTGGGAGTGTCCGGACATTGTCACCACTGCCACTCTCCTCCGCCTCTTCCCCCACCTCCGGTGGCTATTCTGATGTGAAGTTTGGTGAACTGGCGGGAAGTGGTGGCGAGTTTCAGACTGAGAAGAAGCAGAAGAAAAAGAGGATTAATTCTTCAGAGAAATTGAACATGAGTTTAG GTGACCAAATTACATCTGGTGGAAGTTTCACCCCTCACATGGTCACTGTTAATCCCGGTGAG gatgttacatctAAAATCATCTCATTGACACAATACGGGCCCCGTGCAATATGCGTTCTCTCTGCACTTGGCATTATTTCACACGTCACTTTGCGCCAAGCAAGTTCATCCGGAGGCACCGTAACATACGAG ggACGATTTGAAATTCTTTCGTTGTCTGGATCTTTCACACCTGGCGAGGTTGAAGGAATATCATCAAGAGAAGGCGGTATGAGCATCGCTTTATCTAGCCCTGATGGCCGTGTTGTTGGCGGTCTTCTTGGAGGCATTCTCACTGCAGCTGGTCCTGTTCAG GTTGTTGTAGCCAGTTTTCTACCTGAGTTGGGAACTACCGTTGGGCCAAAacggaaaaaacaaaaaaacatcatAATGGAAGACCCTATTAACAACATGGACCAGAACTTAAATGAAAAAAGCCAAGAGAGTCCCTTGGTAGGAAATGACGATTCTACCCCTACCCTATCCCCTGCCCCTAATAACTTCCAACATCACGAGAACCGAGCCTCGATGCCAACTGTGCATGTGCATGACTGGAACAGGACCTCAGTGAACCTCAACGAACAAAGGCAAAGGCAAGAAAGTCCCATGGGAGAAAATGACAATTCTACCCCTACCCTTACACCTGACTTCCATCATGAGAAACGGACCTCGATGCCAACTGTGCATGACTGGAACAGGACCTCAATGAACCTCAATGAACAAAGGCAGAGGCAAGAAATCCCCATGGGTGAAAATGACGATTCTACCCCTACCCCTACATCTAACTTTCATCATGAGAAACGGACCTCAATGCCCACTGTGCATGACTGGAACAGGACCTCAATGAACCTCAATGAACAAAGGCAAAGGGAAAGGGATGAAAGTCATGTGGGAGGAAATGACGGTTCTACCCCTGCCCCTAACTTCCAGCACGAGAGGGCGAGTGTGCATGACTGGAGAAGGGCTGTCACGGACATGAATGTATCCTTCAGGGAAGATTGA
- the LOC111921627 gene encoding 65-kDa microtubule-associated protein 3 yields METTCVSLIKELQKIWDEVGEPEKNRDKMLLELEQECLDAYRRKVDQANRFRAQLRQAIADSQAELASICASLGDRSLPIIQIEPGSLIKELADIFPQVEMMQKKKNERKVLFTEILDQIQNLSKELFTSTKDKSCLPILDESDLSLTRLEELKIELHALEKEKSDRLKQVLDHLTTIHSICGVLGMDFKIKINGIHPTLENPGSKKSITDDTMEKLSNAVCRLNEDKSKRLKKVQDLATTMVGLWNLMDISNDEQKRFQNVIRYIGASENEVTEPNALSLESIKFIESEIFKLQKMKASMIMEVLLKRKTDLEQICKEAHMTVVMHEAIDFSTETLESGVVDPLYLLEQIDLQMSKVKEEASARKEILEKIDKWLAACEEETWLEEYNRDHNRYNSGRGTHLLLKRAEKARALVHKIPAMVETLREKAKSWDQKRGVAFSYDGVSLLSMLDDYDIQKHKKEQERQKQREQKKLQGQLIVEQEARFGSKPSPIKSGKKLIKAASMMSSSSTDRRYSVVGSMLKTPKLNRTFSSSSSSSSNAHNLHYSHHSGGHAKIHPGKSNLRSISNVKAPTNQQETQTTPPPRKPLSPVFSSLSTNNIKTPTNTMTLPTTPSSTSSLMKIGMTSTTPDSTPFAPHHVEYSFEEMRAGRFPLKT; encoded by the exons ATGGAGACAACATGTGTTTCTCTCATAAAAGAGTTGCAG AAAATATGGGATGAAGTGGGAGAGCCTGAAAAAAACAGGGACAAAATGCTTCTTGAATTGGAACAAGAATGTTTGGATGCATATCGAAGAAAAGTAGATCAGGCAAACCGTTTTAGAGCTCAACTTAGACAAGCTATTGCTGACTCACAAGCAGAACTTGCTTCCATATGTGCTTCATTAGGAGACCGATCTTTACCTATTATACAG ATTGAGCCAGGTAGTTTGATAAAAGAACTTGCAGACATTTTTCCACAAGTGGAAATGATGCAGAAGAAGAAAAATGAGAGGAAGGTTCTGTTTACAGAAATTTTGGATCAAATACAAAATTTATCAAAGGAACTATTCACATCCACAAAGGACAAATCATGTCTCCCAATTCTTGATGAATCTGATTTGTCCTTGACAAGACTGGAAGAACTCAAGATTGAATTACATGCATTGGAAAAGGAAAAG AGTGATCGTTTGAAGCAAGTGTTGGACCATTTAACTACTATTCATTCAATTTGTGGAGTTCTTGGGAtggatttcaaaattaaaattaatggGATTCATCCCACTTTGGAAAATCCAGGAAGCAAAAAGAGCATAACTGATGATACAATGGAGAAGTTGTCTAATGCAGTTTGTAGGTTGAATGAGGACAAGTCAAAGAGATTGAAAAAG GTTCAAGATCTTGCAACAACCATGGTGGGGCTCTGGAATTTAATGGACATATCAAATGATGAGCAAAAACGATTCCAAAATGTCATACGTTATATAGGTGCTTCAGAGAATGAAGTCACAGAACCCAATGCTCTCTCTTTAGAGTCCATTAAATTC ATCGAGTCGGAGATTTTCAAGCTGCAAAAAATGAAAGCAAGCATGATAATGGAAGTACTCCTGAAAAGGAAGACAGATTTGGAGCAAATATGCAAAGAGGCTCACATGACTGTTGTAATGCATGAAGCAATCGATTTTTCTACTGAAACCTTAGAATCTG GTGTAGTTGACCCTTTGTATTTGTTAGAACAAATAGACCTTCAAATGTCAAAGGTGAAGGAGGAAGCTTCAGCTAGAAAAGAGATACTTGAAAAGATTGATAAATGGTTAGCTGCATGTGAAGAGGAAACCTGGCTAGAAGAGTACAACAGG GATCACAACCGTTATAATTCTGGAAGAGGGACCCATCTCCTTTTAAAACGTGCTGAGAAAGCCCGGGCTTTGGTTCATAAAATTCCTG CTATGGTTGAAACACTGCGTGAGAAAGCCAAATCATGGGACCAAAAAAGAGGAGTTGCATTTTCTTACGATGGT GTTTCTTTACTCTCAATGCTGGATGATTACGACATCCAAAAACACAAAAAGGAACAAGAACGTCAAAAGCAAAGg GAACAGAAGAAACTTCAAGGACAATTGATAGTTGAGCAAGAAGCACGTTTTGGGTCAAAGCCAAGTCCAATAAAGAGTGGAAAAAAGCTTATTAAAGCAGCAAGTATGATGAGTAGTAGTTCTACCGATAGACGATATTCAGTTGTTGGCTCAATGCTTAAAACTCCAAAGCTTAATCGCActttttcctcttcttcttcttcttcttcaaacgcTCACAATTTACATTACTCTCACCACAGTGGTGGTCATGCAAAAATCCACCCTG GCAAGAGTAATTTGAGGAGCATTTCAAATGTTAAAGCACCTACAAATCAACAAGAAACCCAAACAACACCACCACCTAGAAAACCCCTTTCTCCGGTTTTTTCATCTTTATCCACCAATAATATAAAAACCCCAACAAACACAATGACTTTACCCACAACCCCATCGTCAACATCATCCTTAATGAAAATAGGCATGACTAGTACTACCCCTGATTCAACACCTTTTGCTCCACATCATGTCGAGTATTCGTTTGAGGAGATGCGAGCTGGTCGCTTTCCTTTAAAAACCTAA